The proteins below are encoded in one region of Actinomycetota bacterium:
- a CDS encoding sigma-70 family RNA polymerase sigma factor: protein MTRSEDVAFADRLMNRDQSALRELMGTYGGVVYGMARRVLVDSGLAEEVAQDAFLALWRRPGAYDPARGSLQAFLLGVTRNKAIDLVRKEESLRRTKESIASELQTASGEVSPHEELLERDNVRVALSTLSSVQREALVLAYFGGRTYREVAEELDIPEGTAKTRLRDGLTKLRQLMDTGEAG from the coding sequence ATGACTCGCTCGGAGGACGTGGCATTCGCCGACCGCCTGATGAATCGCGACCAGTCGGCGCTGCGGGAGCTGATGGGCACGTACGGCGGGGTCGTCTACGGGATGGCGCGACGGGTCCTGGTCGATAGCGGGCTGGCGGAGGAGGTGGCCCAGGACGCCTTCCTCGCTCTGTGGAGGCGACCCGGCGCCTACGATCCGGCTCGAGGCAGCCTTCAAGCCTTTCTGCTCGGCGTCACCCGGAACAAGGCGATCGATCTCGTCCGCAAGGAGGAGTCGCTACGGCGGACCAAAGAATCCATCGCGAGTGAGCTCCAGACGGCATCCGGAGAGGTCTCTCCGCACGAAGAACTACTAGAGAGAGACAACGTTCGAGTGGCGTTGAGCACTCTCAGCAGCGTTCAGCGAGAAGCGCTGGTTCTGGCTTACTTTGGCGGCCGCACTTACCGGGAGGTGGCCGAAGAGCTGGATATCCCGGAGGGGACCGCGAAGACGCGGCTCCGTGACGGGTTGACGAAGCTTAGACAGTTGATGGACACGGGAGAAGCGGGATGA
- a CDS encoding anti-sigma factor: MTQRSHEDLKGLVAAYVLGAVPPDEVRVVRAHILTCDECMAEADDYAGAMDSLALAVEPAALPPGFADRVMSQLSPAEERSTAPATTGWRATLRSRLAPLAAGAAAVIALAVVGAGYMDARTDLARSEHVLAQIVQSEEILELRGQGGTLGRFAPTSDGAVLAVSGLPEAPGSHVYQLWYMNDGRPTGAATFDATDGVVTMELDRSFNGFDAVAVTIEPPGGSRQPTGDPVIASF; this comes from the coding sequence ATGACACAGCGTTCACACGAGGATCTGAAGGGTCTCGTTGCCGCGTACGTCCTCGGAGCCGTGCCGCCGGACGAGGTCCGGGTGGTGCGCGCTCACATCCTGACCTGCGACGAGTGCATGGCCGAGGCCGACGACTACGCGGGAGCCATGGACTCTTTGGCACTGGCGGTCGAGCCGGCGGCTCTCCCGCCGGGGTTCGCCGATCGGGTGATGTCTCAGTTGTCTCCTGCCGAGGAACGCTCGACAGCGCCGGCGACGACGGGCTGGCGTGCCACCCTGCGTTCCCGTTTAGCGCCGCTCGCGGCCGGAGCGGCCGCGGTGATCGCTCTGGCAGTGGTGGGGGCCGGATATATGGACGCCCGGACCGACCTCGCCCGCTCGGAACACGTGCTCGCCCAGATCGTGCAAAGTGAGGAGATCTTGGAGCTGAGGGGCCAGGGCGGCACGCTCGGGCGCTTTGCTCCGACGAGCGACGGAGCCGTTTTGGCTGTCTCCGGTCTACCGGAGGCCCCCGGCTCGCACGTCTACCAGCTCTGGTACATGAACGACGGCCGGCCAACCGGCGCGGCGACGTTCGACGCCACCGATGGGGTGGTGACGATGGAGCTCGATCGGTCTTTCAACGGGTTCGACGCCGTTGCCGTCACCATCGAGCCTCCTGGCGGTTCCCGGCAACCCACGGGAGACCCCGTCATAGCGTCGTTCTAA